The following coding sequences lie in one Oncorhynchus gorbuscha isolate QuinsamMale2020 ecotype Even-year unplaced genomic scaffold, OgorEven_v1.0 Un_scaffold_981, whole genome shotgun sequence genomic window:
- the LOC124020904 gene encoding calcitonin gene-related peptide type 1 receptor-like isoform X2 encodes MDANGIFSLLLLCSVTELCVLASPEGNDSQQHHTQNVYHDIGVTRNTIVTAQFECYQKIMKNDKHNKIGPVCNRTWDGWLCWEDTEAGFTTNQHCPDYFQDFDTAEMASKVCSETGNWFLHPESNRTWTNYTKCTAYTSAGRVTAMNLYYLVLIGHGLSLTSLFFSLGIFFHFKSLSCQRITLHKNLFFSFVLNSVITIIWLTAVANNQGLVQSNPVSCKVIMFIHLYLFGCNYFWMLCEGIYLHTLIVVAVFAEKQHLMWYYLLGWGFPLIPALIHAIARSYYYNDNCWISSNTSLLYIIHGPICAALLVTHQAESSLYMKAVRATLILVPLLGIQFVLFPYKPQGRFALEIYDYIMNILMHYQGLLVATIFCFFNGEVRLQRDITSF; translated from the exons ATGGATGCTAACGGCATATTCTCACTTCTGTTGCTGTGTTCTGTCACTGAG CTGTGCGTGTTGGCGAGCCCTGAGGGGAATGATTCCCAGCAGCACCATACCCAGAACGTCTACCACGACATCGGTGTTACCAGGAACACCATAGTCACTGCTCAGTTTGAGTGCTATCAGAAGATCATGAAAAACGACAAACACAACAAAATAG GGCCAGTTTGTAACAGGACGTGGGATGGCTGGCTGTGCTGGGAGGACACAGAGGCAGGCTTCACTACAAACCAACACTGTCCAGACTACTTCCAAGACTTTGACACAGCAG AAATGGCGTCCAAAGTGTGCAGTGAAACGGGTAATTGGTTTCTACACCCGGAGAGCAACAGGACATGGACAAACTACACCAAATGTACGGCATACACCAGTGCAGGAAGAGTG ACAGCGATGAATCTCTACTACCTGGTTCTGATTGGACATGGACTGTCGCTGACGTCATTGTTCTTCTCATTGGGAATATTTTTCCATTTCAA GAGTCTAAGCTGCCAGAGGATAACGCTCCACAAAAACCTATTTTTTTCATTTGTGTTGAACTCGGTCATCACCATCATCTGGTTGACAGCGGTGGCTAACAACCAGGGACTAGTGCAGAGCAACCCT gtgagCTGTAAGGTGATCATGTTTATTCACCTGTACCTGTTTGGCTGTAACTACTTCTGGATGCTGTGTGAGGGCATCTACCTGCACACACTCATCGTCGTGGCTGTGTTCGCCGAGAAACAACACCTCATGTGGTACTACCTGCTTGGATGGG GATTTCCACTCATACCTGCATTGATACATGCAATAGCACGAAGCTACTACTACAATGATAA ttGTTGGATCAGCTCCAACACTTCCCTCCTCTACATTATCCATGGTCCCATCTGTGCTGCCCTGCTG GTGACCCATCAAGCTGAATCTAGCCTCTACATGAAGGCTGTGAGAGCCACCCTGATCCTAGTCCCTCTCCTGGGCATCCAGTTTGTCTTGTTCCCCTACAAACCCCAGGGACGCTTCGCCTTGGAGATCTACGACTATATTATGAACATCCTCATGCACTACCAG GGTCTCCTGGTTGCCACCATCTTCTGCTTCTTCAATGGGGAGGTAAGACTTCAGCGGGATATTACGTCATTCTGA
- the LOC124020904 gene encoding calcitonin gene-related peptide type 1 receptor-like isoform X1, giving the protein MDANGIFSLLLLCSVTELCVLASPEGNDSQQHHTQNVYHDIGVTRNTIVTAQFECYQKIMKNDKHNKIGPVCNRTWDGWLCWEDTEAGFTTNQHCPDYFQDFDTAEMASKVCSETGNWFLHPESNRTWTNYTKCTAYTSAGRVTAMNLYYLVLIGHGLSLTSLFFSLGIFFHFKSLSCQRITLHKNLFFSFVLNSVITIIWLTAVANNQGLVQSNPVSCKVIMFIHLYLFGCNYFWMLCEGIYLHTLIVVAVFAEKQHLMWYYLLGWGFPLIPALIHAIARSYYYNDNCWISSNTSLLYIIHGPICAALLVNLFFLLNIVRVLITKLKVTHQAESSLYMKAVRATLILVPLLGIQFVLFPYKPQGRFALEIYDYIMNILMHYQGLLVATIFCFFNGEVRLQRDITSF; this is encoded by the exons ATGGATGCTAACGGCATATTCTCACTTCTGTTGCTGTGTTCTGTCACTGAG CTGTGCGTGTTGGCGAGCCCTGAGGGGAATGATTCCCAGCAGCACCATACCCAGAACGTCTACCACGACATCGGTGTTACCAGGAACACCATAGTCACTGCTCAGTTTGAGTGCTATCAGAAGATCATGAAAAACGACAAACACAACAAAATAG GGCCAGTTTGTAACAGGACGTGGGATGGCTGGCTGTGCTGGGAGGACACAGAGGCAGGCTTCACTACAAACCAACACTGTCCAGACTACTTCCAAGACTTTGACACAGCAG AAATGGCGTCCAAAGTGTGCAGTGAAACGGGTAATTGGTTTCTACACCCGGAGAGCAACAGGACATGGACAAACTACACCAAATGTACGGCATACACCAGTGCAGGAAGAGTG ACAGCGATGAATCTCTACTACCTGGTTCTGATTGGACATGGACTGTCGCTGACGTCATTGTTCTTCTCATTGGGAATATTTTTCCATTTCAA GAGTCTAAGCTGCCAGAGGATAACGCTCCACAAAAACCTATTTTTTTCATTTGTGTTGAACTCGGTCATCACCATCATCTGGTTGACAGCGGTGGCTAACAACCAGGGACTAGTGCAGAGCAACCCT gtgagCTGTAAGGTGATCATGTTTATTCACCTGTACCTGTTTGGCTGTAACTACTTCTGGATGCTGTGTGAGGGCATCTACCTGCACACACTCATCGTCGTGGCTGTGTTCGCCGAGAAACAACACCTCATGTGGTACTACCTGCTTGGATGGG GATTTCCACTCATACCTGCATTGATACATGCAATAGCACGAAGCTACTACTACAATGATAA ttGTTGGATCAGCTCCAACACTTCCCTCCTCTACATTATCCATGGTCCCATCTGTGCTGCCCTGCTG gtgaatcTGTTCTTCCTGTTAAACATTGTGCGTGTCCTCATCACCAAACTGAAG GTGACCCATCAAGCTGAATCTAGCCTCTACATGAAGGCTGTGAGAGCCACCCTGATCCTAGTCCCTCTCCTGGGCATCCAGTTTGTCTTGTTCCCCTACAAACCCCAGGGACGCTTCGCCTTGGAGATCTACGACTATATTATGAACATCCTCATGCACTACCAG GGTCTCCTGGTTGCCACCATCTTCTGCTTCTTCAATGGGGAGGTAAGACTTCAGCGGGATATTACGTCATTCTGA